One Drechmeria coniospora strain ARSEF 6962 chromosome 01, whole genome shotgun sequence genomic region harbors:
- a CDS encoding glycerol-3-phosphate dehydrogenase, which yields MHTSAPRYDGDCVGLAFGVARPREGGAPPPARWADPDVHGAPAVSYLTESRMGDEKAGASWPDTWVTRWRIFPARALGRARLVAAIVAGGPTVAAPISEHPCSIVDDFGIVLVEGSRYGKGDRPLPALSVSVLPSPSRPMSKVPFFCFIFTPFAPFCSSRSSPSTPTSSIADRPTARRRRRSIDRSVSFLPPDRVRRIRFASTRTTKAPSSAGSAPTLPPPAVHAMSARFSKAWRPLAAATVVVVAAGAVAYGRTGKRHAHDRALVDVKRDANTGRIVPPTFPRVRSRAEQLAELRRRQGRGKAADEEYDLLIIGGGATGAGIALDAVTRGLSVALVERDDFSAGTSSKSTKLVHGGVRYLEKAVWNLDYSQLELVVEALRERRGFLDIAPHLSSSLPILLPLQRWWQAPYLWLGCKTYDLLAGSEGLESSYLMSRAKALESFPLLRRDNLVGALVYYDGQHNDSRMNVSLALTASLYGATVLNHVEVTALDKDDRGRICGATVRDRMADAGSGAAAFSVRAKGVINATGPFTDAVERMDDPSRKPIVAPASGAHVMLPGAICPQGMGILDAATSDGRVLFLLPWQGMTVAGTTDNACAVEAEPVARDDDVDFILKEVSKLLEPKMVLGRDDVSATWSGIRPLVRDPKAGNTESLVRSHLVTVSASGLLTCAGGKWTTYRQMAEDAVDEAVRTFGLGPAAVPMPDISGAALDGFTTTGACRTRTTPVVGSHGYSTSLPSQLMEVYAVDGDVAHHLATNYGDRAWAVLGNAPSATARIAPSFPFIEAEIRHGVRCEAACTAADVISRRTRLAFLDVEAALAALPRVVDILAEELGWGDARRQQEWTSTVRFLRSMGLEEERLPVTRAEVLRGQGLALTRKKPTRRVRDAAPLTATEDGVKTDGLTGALASGA from the exons atgcacacctcCGCTCCGCGGTACGATGGCGATTGTGTTGGCTTGGCGTTCGGGGTCgctcggccgagggaggGTGGCGCACCCCCACCGGCTCGGTGGGCTGACCCCGACGTGCATGGTGCCCCTGCGGTCAG TTACCTCACGGAAAGTCGAATGGGCGATGAAAAGGCAGGCGCTAGCTGGCCAGACACGTGGGTGACCCGGTGGCGCATTTTTCCAGCGCGGGCATTGGGTCGAGCGCGCCTGGTTGCGGCCATTGTCGCGGGTGGTCCCACTGTGGCCGCTCCGATTTCCGAGCACCCCtgctccatcgtcgacgacttcggcATTGTCCTCGTCGAAGGAAGCAGGTACGGCAAAGGTGACCGACCCCTGCCTGCCCTGTCGGTCTCGGTCCTGCCTTCTCCTAGCCGGCCGATGTCCAAGGTGCCTTTCTTTTGCTTTATTTTCACTCCCTTTGCTCCTTTTTGCTCCTCTCGCTCCTCTCCTTCCACTCCCACGTCGAGCATcgccgaccgaccgaccgcacgccgtcgtcgccgttctATTGATCGATCCGTCTCCTTCCTTCCTCCCGACCGCGTACGCCGCATCCGCTTCGCGTCGACGCGCACGACCAAGGCACCTTCATCGGCAGGCTCCGCACCCACGCTGCCACCCCCTGCGGTTCACGCCATGTCGGCGCGCTTCTCCAAGGCCTGGCGTCCcctcgccgcggcgacggtcgtcgtcgtcgccgccggagccgtcgccTACGGCCGCACCGGCAAGCGGCACGCCCACGACagggccctcgtcgacgtcaagcgTGACGCGAACACGGGCCGCatcgtgccgccgacgtttCCCCGCGTCCGGAGCCGTGCCGAGCAGCTGGCGGAGCTGCGACGCCGTCAGGGCCGGGGgaaggccgccgacgaggaataCGACCTGctcatcatcggcggcggggcgacgggcgccggcatcgccctcgacgccgtcacccGCGGCCTcagcgtcgccctcgtcgagcgggaCGACTTTtcggccggcacgagctCCAAGAGCACCAAgctcgtccacggcggcgtCCGCTACCTCGAAAAGGCCGTCTGGAACCTCGACTACTcgcagctcgagctcgtcgtcgaggccctgcGCGAGCGCCGGGGCTTCCTCGACATCGCCCCCCACCTGTCGAGCTCGCTGCCCATCCTCCTGCCGCTGCAGCGCTGGTGGCAGGCCCCCTACCTCTGGCTCGGCTGCAAGACGTacgacctgctcgccggctCCGAGGGCCTCGAGAGCTCGTACCTCATGAGCCGggccaaggcgctcgagTCCTTCCCGCTGCTGCGGCGCGacaacctcgtcggcgccctcgtctaCTACGACGGCCAGCACAACGACTCGCGCATGAACGTCTCGCTCGCCCTCACCGCCTCCCTCTACGGCGCCACGGTGCTGAACCACGTCGAGGTGACGGCtctcgacaaggacgaccGAGGCAGGATATGCGGCGCCACGGTGCGTGACcgcatggccgacgccggctccggagccgccgccttctcggTCCGCGCCAAGGGCGTCATCAATGCCACCGGGCCCTtcaccgacgccgtcgagcgcatGGACGACCCGTCGCGCaagcccatcgtcgccccGGCCTCGGGCGCCCACGTCATGCTCCCCGGCGCCATCTGCCCCCAGGGCAtgggcatcctcgacgccgccacctcgGACGGCCGCGTCTTGTTCCTGCTGCCCTGGCAGGGCATGACGGTGGCCGGCACGACGGACAACGCCTGCGCCGTAGAGGCCGAGCCCGTggcgcgcgacgacgacgtcgacttcATCCTCAAGGAGGTCAGCAAGCTGCTCGAGCCCAAGAtggtcctcggccgcgacgacgtcTCCGCCACCTGGTCCG GAATCCGTCCGCTCGTCCGGGACCCCAAGGCCGGCAACACCGAGTCCCTCGTCCGCAGCCacctcgtcaccgtctccgCCTCGGGCCTGCTCAcctgcgccggcggcaagtgGACCACGTACCGCcagatggccgaggacgccgtcgacgaagccgtccGGACCTTTGGCCTCGGACCGGCCGCCGTCCCCATGCCCGACATCAGCGGcgcggccctcgacggcttcacCACGACGGGCGCCTGCCGCACGCGGAcgacgcccgtcgtcggctcgcaCGGCTACTCGACGAGCCTGCCGTCGCAGCTGATGGAGGTctacgccgtcgacggcgacgtcgcccaCCACCTGGCCACCAACTACGGCGACCGCGCCTgggccgtcctcggcaacgcgccgtcggccacggcgcgcATTGCCCCTTCGTTCCCCTtcatcgaggccgagatccGCCACGGCGTCCGCTGCGAGGCAgcctgcaccgccgccgacgtcatcTCGCGCCGCACGCGCCTGgccttcctcgacgtcgaggccgccctcgccgccctcccgcgcgtcgtcgacatcctggccgaggagctcgggTGGGGCGACGCGCGCCGGCAGCAGGAGTGGACCAGCACCGTTCGCTTCCTGCGCAGCAtgggcctcgaggaggagaggctcCCCGTCACGCGCGCCGAGGTCCTGCGCGGCCAAGGCCTTGCCCTGACGAGGAAGAAGCCGACAAGGCGCGTCCGCGACGCCGCGCCGTTGAcggcgaccgaggacggcgtcaaGACCGACGGCCTGACGGGAGCGCTGGCTTCTGGCGCATGA